In one window of Flavobacterium ginsengisoli DNA:
- the argB gene encoding acetylglutamate kinase: protein MKKVTVIKIGGNIIDNPTELEQFLTDFSKIEGYKVLVHGGGKSATKMAQSIGLVPQMIDGRRITDAPMLDVVVMIYAGQINKHIVAQLQAKDNNAIGFSGADGNLIQSTKRNHPTIDYGFVGDVKQVNTKLLATLLEAGVVPVFCAITHDKNGQLLNTNADTIASELSIALSEVFDVTLTYCFEKQGVLQDSEDDSSVITEINEPLYNKLKEEKVIHSGMIPKLDNCFNSLSRGVQKIKIGHHKMLQNSDIPHTTITL from the coding sequence ATGAAGAAAGTTACCGTAATAAAAATAGGTGGAAACATCATCGATAATCCAACAGAATTAGAACAATTTTTAACCGATTTTTCTAAAATTGAAGGCTATAAAGTTTTAGTTCACGGCGGAGGAAAATCGGCTACAAAAATGGCACAGAGTATTGGTTTAGTTCCGCAAATGATTGACGGACGCCGAATTACAGATGCTCCAATGCTTGATGTTGTAGTGATGATCTACGCTGGACAAATCAATAAACATATTGTGGCGCAATTGCAGGCAAAAGACAATAACGCAATTGGTTTTTCTGGAGCTGACGGAAATTTAATTCAGTCAACAAAAAGGAATCACCCAACAATTGATTACGGATTTGTAGGCGATGTAAAACAAGTCAACACCAAATTACTGGCAACTTTATTGGAAGCTGGAGTTGTTCCCGTTTTCTGTGCGATTACACACGACAAAAACGGACAATTATTAAACACTAATGCCGATACTATTGCAAGTGAATTATCAATTGCTTTATCTGAAGTTTTTGATGTGACGCTAACATATTGTTTTGAAAAACAAGGCGTTTTACAAGATTCAGAAGACGATTCATCTGTAATAACAGAAATCAACGAGCCATTATACAATAAACTAAAAGAAGAAAAAGTAATCCATTCTGGAATGATTCCAAAATTGGATAACTGCTTCAATAGTTTATCGCGTGGCGTGCAGAAAATCAAAATTGGGCATCATAAAATGCTCCAGAATTCAGATATTCCACATACAACGATTACATTATAA